In a genomic window of Quercus lobata isolate SW786 chromosome 4, ValleyOak3.0 Primary Assembly, whole genome shotgun sequence:
- the LOC115987136 gene encoding uncharacterized protein LOC115987136, with translation MPRLICKVDVEKAFDHVNWSFLFQMLERSGFSAKWRQWIFFCLSIVRFSILINGSPCGFFGSSRGLRQGDWEECWIKQFIKAACQDLLWVTRREDPWQCLISFSRMTLIFCDADLDQILILHMILIWFEAVLGLKINLGKFELVLVGVVCNIDLLLNVLGCKQGSLPMKYLGLPLGANFKDKTIWNPILEKMERKLARWKRLYLSKGGRVTLIKSTLSNLPTYFLSLFPIPASVANRIEKLQWIFLWGGFGDEPKIHLVKWATVCIPISSGGLGIRKIRLFNIALLGKWLWRFGIERDALWRQVIELKYGCLWGDGVPDLLMVLTVLVYGRVSVRDGLLSHAIFCMILVMGPR, from the coding sequence ATGCCGAGGCTGATTTGTAAAGTGGATGTTGAGAAGGCTTTTGACCATGTAAATTGGAGTTTTCTATTCCAAATGTTAGAAAGAAGTGGGTTCTCAGCCAAGTGGAGACAATGGATTTTCTTTTGCCTATCTATTGTCCGCTTCTCTATCTTGATTAATGGTTCTCCTTGTGGGTTTTTTGGTAGCTCTAGAGGTTTGAGACAAGGTGACTGGGAAGAATGTTGGATAAAGCAGTTCATAAAGGCCGCTTGTCAGGATTTACTGTGGGTAACTCGGAGGGAAGATCCTTGGCAGTGTCTCATCTCCTTTTCGCGAATGAcacttattttttgtgatgctgatCTAGACCAGATTTTGATTCTCCATATGATTCTTATTTGGTTTGAGGCAGTGTTGGGGCTAAAGATTAATCTGGGCAAGTTTGAATTGGTTCTGGTTGGAGTAGTGTGTAATATTGATTTATTGCTAAATGTCCTTGGCTGCAAGCAGGGCTCTCTGCCAATGAAATATCTGGGTCTTCCTTTGGGTGCTAATTTCAAGGATAAGACTATATGGAATCCGATTCTAGAGAAAATGGAAAGGAAATTGGCGCGTTGGAAACGCTTGTATTTATCAaagggaggtagagtcactCTAATCAAAAGCACCCTTTCTAATTTACCCACTTACTTTCTATCTCTATTTCCTATACCTGCTAGTGTGGCTAACCGAATTGAGAAGCTTCAGTGGATTTTCTTATGGGGCGGTTTTGGTGATGAACCTAAAATTCATTTGGTTAAATGGGCTACTGTATGCATTCCTATTTCTTCGGGTGGATTAGGGATAAGGAAGATAAGACTTTTCAATATAGCTCTACTTGGGAAGTGGTTATGGAGATTTGGGATTGAGAGGGATGCCCTTTGGAGACAAGTGATAGAGTTGAAATATGGATGTCTGTGGGGGGATGGTGTACCAGATCTGTTAATGGTCCTTACGGTGTTGGTTTATGGAAGAGTATCAGTCAGGGATGGCCTTCTTTCTCACGCCATATTCTGTATGATATTGGTGATGGGTCCAAGGTGA